CGCCAAAATCTCCAACAAACTTATAGATCCCAAAGTATAGGACGAAAAGAAGGATCGGTACCCCGGTCCAGGGAGAGATCATCCTGCGGCTCAGCCACTCCACCCAGTTTGTGTCGGCTTTTTCCCGAAAACGTACCGTCTCGTGGACAATTTTTGATGCGATCCTCTGTCGCACAAGAGCAAACTCATATGAAACGGGGTGAGGAAACCGCTCCCGTGATCGCTCCATAATGGCCTGAATGGCGCTAAAATCTTTTTCCTTTGCTTGCGCGAGAGCGCCCGCATCACTGTCTCCCTGAAGCAGCAGGGCAGCCAGGCTCCTCCTCGAGATCGCATAGTCACCGCGCATCATAGATTCGATCTCTCTTAAACACCTCTCCGTGGGTTCCTCATAATTGAAGGAATGAGCGGCTCCGTTCCCGGACTGTTTTGAGATAGTTTCCTTCAGCACGTCCACCCCTTGTCCGGTAGTGGAAGCCGTTGCAACGACAGGTATGCCCAAGCTCTTACTCAGGTGGGGTATGTCAAATGTGATGCCCGCCTTTGCTGCCTCATCAATGATGTTGAGAACCAGAATTACCGGTAAGCCTGTCTCCACGAGCTGGAGCGCCAGTGGAAGCATACGTTCTAAGTTTT
The genomic region above belongs to Syntrophorhabdaceae bacterium and contains:
- a CDS encoding ferrous iron transporter B — encoded protein: MNLSLSVLKRALVEGCCGEPNSLPGAENRKIAIVGSPNVGKSVLFQKLTGTYVTVSNYPGTTVEVFRGRGTIGKESFEVIDTPGMYSFLPITEEERVTSSILLNDRPDLLLHVVDAKNLERMLPLALQLVETGLPVILVLNIIDEAAKAGITFDIPHLSKSLGIPVVATASTTGQGVDVLKETISKQSGNGAAHSFNYEEPTERCLREIESMMRGDYAISRRSLAALLLQGDSDAGALAQAKEKDFSAIQAIMERSRERFPHPVSYEFALVRQRIASKIVHETVRFREKADTNWVEWLSRRMISPWTGVPILLFVLYFGIYKFVGDFGAGVLVNFLEGTIFEGHINPWVTKFVVLLLPWKTLQELFVGEYGVITLGVRYAVALILPIVTTFFLAFSILEDTGYLPRLSLLIDRLFKAIGLT